The Solenopsis invicta isolate M01_SB chromosome 3, UNIL_Sinv_3.0, whole genome shotgun sequence region TAGCTTGCCAAATAGAAACCGACGAAGCTCATTACGGTGCTTACGGCTTCATTGCCGTCGACGACGAACGACAATGCGTGTCCTGTCATCATTTCATTGTCGAATTTATCGCCCTCTTCCCTCTCTAGCTCGGTCATCATATGGAGAAAATCGTTCCTAGGTATCTTGTCCCGTCTCCTTTGTTCCATGAGATCCGCAACTAGTGTTCTGAAGTAATGATCTACGTGCTTTGGAATCAAGCTCATCTTAAAGATTTTGTTCAACGACGGGATAAGGATCCCGAAAACGAATGCTATTTGGTTTCGCAAGGATGGTTCGAAAATGGCTTGTCCGATTTTTGTGAAAGACATATCCTTTTTCTTATCATCGAAGCAGTATCCTTCTACGCCCAAACCAGCGGCGGCTGTCACTTGTGCGCTATATTTGGAGAACAAGTCTTTCAGTTCAAACTCCGCCTTCTCAACATTGGTTAGCTTTTTGTCGACATAATTCTCAAACATCACGCACACGTTTTTAACACTTACGAGCAGCATCTTCAGTCGCATGCTCGAGAATGCGTAAGTGAATCGTTTTCTGCTGCTTGTCCACTTCTCACCGGAAAGGGCGAAAGGATTAGTAGCTAAGAGCGGGTCTAATTTGGGATCGATGATGAAGCTGTTTGCAGAGAAACTCGAAAAATTGGTTTGCAAAACTGTTTTCACCAAATTCGGCTCGAGAATCATTAACGTCGGTGTAGTGAAGTCGTAGATTCCGACCATGCTTCGACCCTTGTTACTGTTATAGATTTTCTGAATGAAGTCGGTGATGGTCATCTTCATGCTTATCACCGACCACATGTGACCGAACCCCGGTAGGACGCCATCCGCGCACGGAATTTCACGTTTTTGCCAATACTTGTAATTATGCGTTAGATAAAAGTAAAAGGCTGTGAGCACCCCGACAATCAGTGACAGTACGACGGTCATGTTGCTTCTTTCAGACTGCAGATGATACCTTAGTCAGTTGTATCAATGTAGTCCTGGCCATAGATTATTCGCAAATTACTCCTTATAAGTGCAGCGGAATTGCTGAAGAGCATAGATTGATAACACCTATTAATAGGAGCCAGCGGGACTGCAGGATAGGAGTAATTCACATTGGTGACTTCCAACGTCGTTATgttgaattttattatcatgtaatatcaagtaacatttttttacaatgagaAAACGAAATAGTTTTGGCAAcgataaatttaacaattctGAAATTTAAGTATCTGTTATTACTTTTACGAAGTAATAAGAACCAAAGCAGtgctaaatattaaataaataattactgcTACAATTTATGTGCACTGTCATTTGATAATGAAATAGCAACTCAACTACATTACTCTTGTTAGCGTTCTAAATTTTCCGAATGAAGTCATGAAACCTTATCTTAATGCTTATCATCGACAACACGTGACCGAACTCCGATAGGACGCCATCCGCGCACAGAATTCCACGTTTTTGCCAATACTTGTAATTGCACATCAGATAAAAGTAAAAGGCTATAGACGAAAATCAGGGATACTAACGCGACACATTGCTTCTGTTAGACCGTAAGTGATGTCTTGATCAGTTATATCAATGTAGTCTTTCACTACAGGTTATACGCAAGAAGTTATGCAACAGAATCGCAGAAGGTTGATAGGATCTATTAGTATGATCAAACCAGactgcaaaataataatttatattgacgCTTCCTGTATATTAATGAATCGTATTCACTGATAATATCTGTTTACTATCTTCATAAAATAGTACAATGTAGATATTTGTCCGAAAAACTCACGAAAGTGTTGGTTGGAAGATTTAGCGAGAGATCCGCGAATGACGAATTTAAAGGCAAGTTTTGTCCGAATTTTGTTCTGAACCACAACACTGatgtgaatttataaattagctATTCATAAATATCGCTTAGTCGGTTGTTAAGATGGGCGCGCTTTGCCACCAAAACCGATTATTAAGAGGGCTCGACTCGCCATTTTCAGAGAAATAAATGTTGGACAACGTTCACAACGAGTAAAAGCTTCCCAGCACTGAAAGTTTCGCAAACTGTAAAAGTGGTAGTTCAGATCCCTCGCTCTGAAGTTTTTAATCCACCAGACTGCGAGGGGGAGAGATCAGACATATCAGGTCGAAATTATTGAAAGTGGAGACGTGTAATTGTACTCCATCAACACGACAGGTGTTTATTCCTGTTAAGCGCGAAAACCGAACAAGTTTGTCACAAACTGCAAAATCGagaaaaatcatgaaaattgaaattgatcAGGAAAACCTGAAGAAACGAaggaaatgtaaatattaaaaagtctgAAATATAAGCGTTTAGCTCACTATTTTCTTAAATGCTCTTATTCTGCACTTACAATTTTTGCAATGATACATGTTAGATATAATATCTATTGacgagatattaaagatatattaaagacTTATAATCTTATGGAAGTTTGCGTGGCtattaaaatgtaagtaattaAGTGTAAGATAATAtcgtattaattttatgtactaTTATCTTGTTATGTAATGTTAAaactacaattttaatattattatttatttttgattattcaTAGATGATAGCTGtacaaaaagaattataattttgtagcaATATGTATGACATTGTTGCATAAataattatgcatatttttttataaaattatgtaataaaaaagatcatgaatttaataatgtgttatttaaatatttattaaattacacttattactgtttgaatatttttgttaataaacatacatttttttccatTGTGGATAATGTCATCGCTCTTCAATTACTGCCAGGCCTTCGTATTTTTTTTGTGGTTACAAAATTTTTCCCAGGATTGACGGtctttaaatatcttattttagtATCTTGTCGATGATAaatctaacatttttttctagtcAATGCAttaaaactgtataaattatttcttacatgaTAGCCGAGgcacaaaataaaacttgattaTTACGCCGTAAAACACAGGCAGTAAGAAAATTGACTGTCCACAGTCGATTAGTCTGATCGTAAAAAGGtagaaaaattgtgtttattcaattataaaaaatatgtttatctttattttaaatttgattaaaaaattatataatagtgTCGCTATAAACAGTTTCGAAACTCATGATTAAAGCTTCTAAATATTCTTtgattattcaatttgtaaaattctttgtttcgaTTGTCAAACAAAACTtggaagcatttgtagcgttaaATAGACCGTAGTCAAATCTTGAAAACAGCTACCTATtgtgttttcaattttttagatattaaaaattaatgcttGTCATAAGATCTTTTTACGATT contains the following coding sequences:
- the LOC105204669 gene encoding cytochrome P450 9e2 isoform X2, with amino-acid sequence MTVVLSLIVGVLTAFYFYLTHNYKYWQKREIPCADGVLPGFGHMWSVISMKMTITDFIQKIYNSNKGRSMVGIYDFTTPTLMILEPNLVKTVLQTNFSSFSANSFIIDPKLDPLLATNPFALSGEKWTSSRKRFTYAFSSMRLKMLLVSVKNVCVMFENYVDKKLTNVEKAEFELKDLFSKYSAQVTAAAGLGVEGYCFDDKKKDMSFTKIGQAIFEPSLRNQIAFVFGILIPSLNKIFKMSLIPKHVDHYFRTLVADLMEQRRRDKIPRNDFLHMMTELEREEGDKFDNEMMTGHALSFVVDGNEAVSTVMSFVGFYLASYLEVQEKLREEVMSVLEKHDGKITYEGLREMTYMDQVCNESLRLLPAGVPIKKRCTEEFELKGSDGLVCRVKPGMEILIPAQALHTDPEYWKDPENFDPERFRPDRKHNIVKFTFLPFGEGPRMCVGMRMAMLQIKAGLTIILRKYRLELSPRTQIPLKMIPGVILPIPKGGLWIYFRQL
- the LOC105204669 gene encoding probable cytochrome P450 6a13 isoform X1 translates to MTVVLSLIVGVLTAFYFYLTHNYKYWQKREIPCADGVLPGFGHMWSVISMKMTITDFIQKIYNSNKGRSMVGIYDFTTPTLMILEPNLVKTVLQTNFSSFSANSFIIDPKLDPLLATNPFALSGEKWTSSRKRFTYAFSSMRLKMLLVSVKNVCVMFENYVDKKLTNVEKAEFELKDLFSKYSAQVTAAAGLGVEGYCFDDKKKDMSFTKIGQAIFEPSLRNQIAFVFGILIPSLNKIFKMSLIPKHVDHYFRTLVADLMEQRRRDKIPRNDFLHMMTELEREEGDKFDNEMMTGHALSFVVDGNEAVSTVMSFVGFYLASYLEVQEKLREEVMSVLEKHDGKITYEGLREMTYMDQVCNESLRLLPAGVPIKKRCTEEFELKGSDGLVCRVKPGMEILIPAQALHTDPEYWKDPENFDPERFRPDRKHNIVKFTFLPFGEGPRMCVGMRMAMLQIKAGLTIILRKYRLELSPRTQIPLKMIPGVILPIPKGGLWIYFRQLHNGL